GTCGCCAGGCCCTGGAGCAGCTCAACCGGCGGTTCTTCCCCATCGTCATCACCGACTGGATGATGCCGGAGATGAACGGGATGGAGCTTTGTCAGGCCATCCGCGCGGCCGACTTCCCCGGCTATGTCTACATCATGCTCCTCACCGCCCTGGACACCAAGGACGACATCATTGCGGGCCTCAAGGCGGGGGCCGACGACTACCTGACCAAGCCTTTCAACCAGGCCGAGCTCATGGCCCGCCTCAATACCGGCCGGCGGATCCTCGAGCTGGAGCGCTCCCTGCGCAAGGCCAATGAGGAGATCCGCCTGCTGTCCGTCACCGATCCCCTCACCGCGGTCTACAACCGGGGCTACATCAACACCCATCTGCCGGAGGAGGTGGCCCGGGCTCGCCGCTACCGGCGGGCCCTGTCGACGATCATGTGCGACATCGACCACTTCAAGCGGGTCAACGACACGTACGGCCATCAGGCGGGCGATGCCGTGCTGCAATCCTTTGCCGCCGCCCTCCGGCACGGCACCCGGGCCAACGTCGACTGGGTGGCTCGCTATGGCGGGGAGGAGTTCCTGATCGTGCTCCCCGAGACCCCCGGCGCCGGGGCCGAAAGCGTGGCCGAGCGGCTGCGCCAGGGCGTGGAAAGGCTGGTGATCGTCCACGAAGGCCGGGAGATCCGCATCACCGCCAGCTTCGGAGTCGCCGGCTATGACGAGTGCCCATACGGCGACCTCGCCCCCGAGACCGTGATCGCCAGCGCCGATGCCTGCCTGTACCAGGCCAAGAAGGAAGGCCGCAACCGGGTGGTGTCCGCCTTCTCGGCCGCCCAGACGCCCTGACCGCCTTCCAGTCAGGGTCGTTGAATCTCCGCCGCCACCTTCTGCCGCTCGCCGCTGCCCGCCAGGGCTTCCACCAGGCAAAGAGCGAGCTCCACCGCCGTCCCCGGTCCCTTGGAGGTGATCACCGTGCCATCCCGCACCACGGGGCTCTCGTCCACCAGGATGTCGGCGAGCCCCAGCTCGGCCAGGCAGCCGGGATAGCTGGTGGCCCGGCGGCCAGCCAGAACACCCGCCTCGGCCAGCACCACCGGCGCGGCGCAGATGGCGGCCAGCAGGCGGCCCTGGCTGTGCTGGTGCAGAATGAGGCTGCGGATCCGCGGATCAGCCCGCAAGGCGTTGGTGCCCGCCAGGCCGCCCGGCAGGACCACCAGGTCGAACTCCCGATCGAGAGCCTGATCCAGGGCCGTGTCCGGCACCAGCACCACCCCGCACCGGCCGCGCACCGGCGCCACTGCCGGCTCCAGGCCGGCGGTCACCACCTCGATCCCCGCCCGCCGCAACACGTCGATGACCGCCACCGCCTCCAGTTCTTCACACCCCTGCGCGAGGGGCACCAGCACCGAAGCCATCTCTCCCTCCCTTTTCCGAATTCAGTGGGCTGCCCCCGCTTGCGCCCTGGGCCATGACACCGGGCAGCCGTTGTTGCCAGCGTCGGGCCGCTTGCGCGCCCCGCCCAGAAGGCCAGCATCGCGATGGCGAGGAATCAGACGACACCGCCAGCCACCGGCACGGACGGCAGGTGGCGGCAGAGAGCAAGGGGATCGCGAGACAAAAGAAATCCGCTCTTGGGGCCGGTAGGGGGAAGGTCGAGAAGGAGGAGCTTCACGAAGGTCCCAAGAGCGGAATCGTGCACTTCACATACAACAATAGGCACCTGCTGCGGGAATGTCCAGGGAAGGTCGGACAAAGGACTGGGAGTCGGAGAGGAGACAGGGCTCGGATCAGGAAGCCAATCCTGCCGGACACTTGGAGAGCAACCCTCCGTCATGGAGATGCTCTCTCCTCTCCAGACTCCCTCTTGGTTTTATGGTAGCAAGGGAGCCCGGACTCTGGCAATCCCCCAATCGCCAGAAAGGCGGTTTTTCTTCAAGACCGCGCCCCTCTCACGGCTCGCCGATCAGGGTCTCCACTGCCTGGACCAGGGTTTCGTCCTGGAAGCTGCCTTTGGTCAGGTAGTAATCGGCGCCCGCTTCCAGGCCTCGCTGGCGGTCCTCCTTGCGGTCTTTGTAGGAGACGATGATCACCGGCAGAAGGCGCAGATTGGCGTCCTTCTTGACCAGGTGCACCAGCTCGATGCCGTCCAGCCGGGGCATGTCCACGTCGGTGACCACCAGGTCGTAGCCGCCGTTGCGCACCGTGTTCCAGGCATCCATGCCGTCCACCGCCACATCCACATCGTAGCCCTTGGCCGAGAGCAGCTTGCGCTCCACCTCCCGGACGGTGATGGAGTCGTCCGCCACCAGGATCCGCTTCACGCGCCGGGTCCTGCCGCCATGCTGCCGCTCGGTGATGGGCCGCAGCCGGTCGCCGGAGATGAGCAGATCCATGGAGCGCACCACGTCCTCCACGTCCATGATGAGAACCGGTCCCCCGTCCTCCAGGAGAGCCGCGGAGCTGATGTTCTTGATCTTGCCCAGCCGGGGGTCCAGGGCCTGCACCACCAGGTCGCTGACCCTAAGGAAGCGGTCCACCAGAAAACCATACTGGTTGAAGCGGTCGCTGAGGACGATGACCGGCAACTCGTCCACCTCCGGGACCTCGCCTTCCTTTTCCAGAACCTGACGGCCGGCCACCAGGCCAATCCGCCGGTCCAGCAGTGAAAAATACTGGCGCCCCTCCACCTGCCGGAGCTCGCTTCGGGGCAGGCGCAGGATGCGGTCGATGGCCACCAGGGGCAGGGCATACGGCTCTCCTGCGATCTCCACCAGGAGCGCCCGCATGACGCTCAGGGTCAAGGGGAGCTGGAGCTCGAAGGTGGTGCCCTTGCCGAAGCGGGTGCTGGCCCGCACCACGCCCCGCACCTCATGGACCACGGTGTGCACCACATCCAGGCCCACCCCACGGCCGGAAATCTTGCTCACCGTCTCTTTGGTGCTGAAGTTGGGAAGAAAGAGGAAATCCAGCAGCTCGGCCTCGCGCATGGCGGCAGCCATCTCCGCCGAGGCCTTGCCCCGGCTGACGATGGCCGACCGCAAGCCCTCCAGGTCCACCCCCCGGCCATCGTCGGCGACCACAATGTTGAGCATGCCCGAGCTGTGGCGGGCCTCCAGGCGGATCGTCCCCTCTTCCGGCTTGCCGGCAGCCAGCCGCGCCTCCGGCGACTCCAGGCCATGATCGATGGCATTTCTGATCAGATGATTGAGGGGCGATTCGATCTTCTCCAGGATGTCCCGGTCCACCAGGGTGTCCAGGCCGACAATGTCGAGGCTGACCTTCTTGCCCAGCTCCCGCGCCACATCACGGACCATGCGGGGAAAACCCTGCACCCCTTCCGAGAAGGGCCGCATGCGGGAGGCCACCACCTCCCGGTACAGGCGATGGCTGGTCTCGGTGCTGCGGCGGGCGTGGTCTTCGATCTCGGCGAGGCCCTCATGC
This Thermodesulfobacteriota bacterium DNA region includes the following protein-coding sequences:
- a CDS encoding diguanylate cyclase; the protein is MTEDPHGLYPVLIAEDNPVSRKLLEKSLTRAGYAVTATEDGRQALEQLNRRFFPIVITDWMMPEMNGMELCQAIRAADFPGYVYIMLLTALDTKDDIIAGLKAGADDYLTKPFNQAELMARLNTGRRILELERSLRKANEEIRLLSVTDPLTAVYNRGYINTHLPEEVARARRYRRALSTIMCDIDHFKRVNDTYGHQAGDAVLQSFAAALRHGTRANVDWVARYGGEEFLIVLPETPGAGAESVAERLRQGVERLVIVHEGREIRITASFGVAGYDECPYGDLAPETVIASADACLYQAKKEGRNRVVSAFSAAQTP
- a CDS encoding DJ-1 family glyoxalase III, with translation MASVLVPLAQGCEELEAVAVIDVLRRAGIEVVTAGLEPAVAPVRGRCGVVLVPDTALDQALDREFDLVVLPGGLAGTNALRADPRIRSLILHQHSQGRLLAAICAAPVVLAEAGVLAGRRATSYPGCLAELGLADILVDESPVVRDGTVITSKGPGTAVELALCLVEALAGSGERQKVAAEIQRP
- a CDS encoding hybrid sensor histidine kinase/response regulator, with translation MTDSHDHLGPDLASLSMLELFRMEAENQCAALTADLLALERDPAASDLLESLMRAAHSLKGAARIVDLTPAVHVAHAMEDLLVSAQKGERSLQQEDIDRLLAGVDLLAGCAKVAEQEIVEWWQERRAEVETLVASLAGQGAGPPSAKPETPLPVSEPPPVKEPSPPRAKTKPRPGIEELGGLSVFDLFRAEAESQSAILEAQVQAWRERPEDTSCLEALIRGTHAIKGAARVVDFQGAARVAGALEKAFLACQRSRLPPGPALEGILGSGLRLLAGCSQLPDGSGAAWTAAHQEAVEQLETAVSGLASGQAAVQPAAPAAAPAPEPVQPELVRQPPADKPAPLPVRAGEAAGERALRVSAEAMNRLMGLAGEVLVESRWLPVFSQRMLGIKRRQDEVARLLGLARELALDDASRAQRLRRVDELRRKLDSCRAALHEGLAEIEDHARRSTETSHRLYREVVASRMRPFSEGVQGFPRMVRDVARELGKKVSLDIVGLDTLVDRDILEKIESPLNHLIRNAIDHGLESPEARLAAGKPEEGTIRLEARHSSGMLNIVVADDGRGVDLEGLRSAIVSRGKASAEMAAAMREAELLDFLFLPNFSTKETVSKISGRGVGLDVVHTVVHEVRGVVRASTRFGKGTTFELQLPLTLSVMRALLVEIAGEPYALPLVAIDRILRLPRSELRQVEGRQYFSLLDRRIGLVAGRQVLEKEGEVPEVDELPVIVLSDRFNQYGFLVDRFLRVSDLVVQALDPRLGKIKNISSAALLEDGGPVLIMDVEDVVRSMDLLISGDRLRPITERQHGGRTRRVKRILVADDSITVREVERKLLSAKGYDVDVAVDGMDAWNTVRNGGYDLVVTDVDMPRLDGIELVHLVKKDANLRLLPVIIVSYKDRKEDRQRGLEAGADYYLTKGSFQDETLVQAVETLIGEP